The following is a genomic window from Bombus pyrosoma isolate SC7728 linkage group LG5, ASM1482585v1, whole genome shotgun sequence.
ATAAATTAGTCAGTTGTGCATaatcttataaattaaatttgtagtTCTGTAGGTCAGGAATATGAATTAAAGTTGCAGAACTATTTAATAGAACGAAATCTTGCATTTCGTAATGAGAAGCATTTAAGATCAAGGGGATATGATAAAACTCCAGACTTCAAGCTTGAAGTACCAATTGCAGTAAATGGTTTTGTAATTAACTGGATAGAATCTAAGGCAAGATTTGTAAATACGGAAATACATCagaaatatatcaaagaacaatttttaagctACTGGAACAGATTTGGTCCAGGACTTGTAATTTATTGGTTTGGATTCTTAGACAATCTAAATGAACCTAACGAAAAAAGATTTATCATCATGGATCATTTCCCAGAAGACATTACATACATGGATCCTACTTGTATTAAATCTACAACTTCGTAATCATAATGggcgtaattttttaaattttaataatgctaatattatatgatactGGTACTTATCGTATGATAATAAGAATtactgttaaatataaatagatactTTCGTTAATGTCAACTTCTgatattttaaagttatttaaaaaatgttccaaCAAGTAGGCGTCacgtttttcctctttcctttataACTAAACTAcggttaataatattaaagatcACAATTACAGTAGTAAAGCACATGGTATATCGCGCAAGCGAGCtaatacgtttatttatatatcgagCTGCATCTGGCCATAGGCGCCGCTACTGTCGCGATTTCAAAGCCAGTATGCAGTGTCTCGAACAGCTTTCAAGTGCTTACTAATATAGCACAACAAAAAAcccaaagaaataaatatcaaaacgTTTTATACTTGTGAATCGGTCTGTAATacaagaataataaaacgtcACATGCCTGATAAACACAACGTAATAACAAACccaataatattgtaaatgaaCATTTCAaaactagaaaatattaattgcgcAAATTAAATCTTCAAGATGCAGTTCGATAACACCTGTCATTATTGAGAGTCATTGCACAACCAAAATTAGACGAAAATTACCACGTGAATCTCGTTCTTCCTCACTGTACTTGATTCCAAGAAACGTGAGACCGGAAAGATCGAGGTAATGTTTTGAAACTTCGccaataaaatcatttaaatgaTCAAATTGCACAAAAATTTGTGACTGTGCattaacaattttgttattacataaaaattttttcgaattaaGTTCGCAAAATAATTATCTACATCCAATTTCATAATAGTGATGTTACTtgttaaatgatttttagTCATTTGATAAAAAAGCAGTACtcttaattttaatagcaataaaaagatgagtaaataaatacaaataaacaaacaCTGACATTGAAAGTTAAATGCAAAATTATCATGTGTCCTTGAAATATGATAACATTGATAAGTTATccaaaaaaaaatacttttgtggTAAATTTCAAATCATAACAACTGTCAGTGATCATCTGCACTTATTGTGACACGTAACCTTGACCTATTTCACCCTCGTTCTAGATTTTCATAGTTCAAGGACACTTCGTATACATGCGTCGAATTGATTTccatttacaaataaatttgaaaaattctataaacgCAATCGGATTCGATTTCCCagcaattttcttttgaaaaaagacGCAAAGCACCAATGATAGCTTTACGCTAATCTTATCGAGAAAAATCACGATTATTACATTTCTGTTAATTCTTTAAACATCTTACTCATCAATGATCTTTTTGAtgctaaatatatattcttcattttccatACAATATTCGCATgtgtaaaattataagattATCTATTTGTATAGTATcgtgatatatttaataataggaTGGCTGAGAAAGTAACGAAGAATCAAAAATTGCATGAACAGTCAATGAAAACCGCAATACAATCTCAACTCtccaaaataaaaaaggaggTGAAGTAACCAATCCTTCAAAGTTGCTGTTTAATActtataatttagaaaattaacgGGCATTGAttgaataaatcaaatttcgaCATCTCtataggaagaagaagaattatgGATATCAGGGGAAGAATTGTATACGGAGGGTAGCAGTGACGAAGAAGAGTACGAAGCGCAATTACGATCGCGCCACAAAATCAATAGCAATCAATCATCACGCACCTCTTCGGCTAATCCTAGTGTCGAACGACGAGGTCATTCACCTGTTCCATGTGAGATCAAGTCGAAATCAGACAATTCTATGGGTGCTCGTAAGGATAATATTActgaaaatcaatttatgCTGAAATttgtatcgcaatatgacaaaacctCGTCGAAAGATTCG
Proteins encoded in this region:
- the LOC122567816 gene encoding myb-like protein V isoform X1, yielding MAEKVTKNQKLHEQSMKTAIQSQLSKIKKEEEEELWISGEELYTEGSSDEEEYEAQLRSRHKINSNQSSRTSSANPSVERRGHSPVPCEIKSKSDNSMGARKDNITENQFMLKFVSQYDKTSSKDSSRTPSMESPRSDRLPTTETSMSSVTKDFSELSTTEDRIENMEISWKANKGKFI
- the LOC122567816 gene encoding myb-like protein V isoform X2, producing the protein MAEKVTKNQKLHEQSMKTAIQSQLSKIKKEEEEELWISGEELYTEGSSDEEEYEAQLRSRHKINSNQSSRTSSANPSVERRGHSPVPCEIKSKSDNSMGARKDNITENQFMLKFVSQYDKTSSKDSSRTPSMESPRSDRLPTTETSMSSVTKDFSELSTTEDRIENMEISWKANKGTFVLPNSSNDIKKETNKC